A part of Desulfomicrobium baculatum DSM 4028 genomic DNA contains:
- a CDS encoding ABC transporter ATP-binding protein: MNESLLRVQDLCKAFAVGGSFLGGKKWLRAVDKVSLHVDRGETLGLVGESGSGKTTVGNLILRLLSPDSGAIVFEGVDMTRLAGSELVKARARMQVVFQDPQSSLDPRMTVGSIVSLPLKILGLAKGSALRERAASSLAEVGLGPECLDRYPHEFSGGQRQRIGLARALVASPAFVIMDEPTSALDVSVQAQILNLMGDLQSRHGHAYLFISHDLTVVRHVSHRIAVMYLGAIVETAPTQTLFDNPAHPYTRALLASVPVPDPRNRRNLALLTGDVPSPVDLPPGCRFHPRCPEALPQCASLDPPRVVLAPGHEVVCHLHQQNT; the protein is encoded by the coding sequence GTGAACGAGTCGCTGCTCCGCGTCCAGGACCTGTGCAAAGCCTTTGCTGTGGGAGGAAGTTTTCTGGGGGGAAAGAAGTGGCTGCGGGCGGTGGACAAGGTCTCCCTGCACGTGGACCGTGGCGAGACCCTGGGACTTGTCGGGGAGTCGGGCAGCGGAAAGACCACCGTCGGCAACCTGATCTTGCGCCTGCTCTCCCCGGACAGCGGCGCGATCGTCTTCGAGGGCGTGGACATGACCCGGCTGGCCGGCTCGGAGCTGGTCAAGGCCAGGGCGCGCATGCAGGTCGTCTTTCAGGATCCGCAGAGCTCCCTGGACCCGCGCATGACCGTGGGATCCATCGTCTCCCTGCCGCTCAAGATCCTGGGCCTGGCCAAAGGAAGCGCGCTTCGCGAGCGGGCGGCGTCGAGCCTGGCCGAAGTGGGCCTCGGGCCCGAATGCCTGGACCGGTATCCGCACGAATTTTCCGGCGGGCAGCGACAGCGCATCGGGCTCGCGCGCGCCCTGGTCGCGAGTCCCGCCTTCGTGATCATGGACGAGCCCACCAGCGCCCTCGATGTCTCGGTCCAGGCGCAAATCCTGAACCTCATGGGCGATCTGCAGTCCCGCCACGGCCACGCCTACCTCTTCATTTCCCATGATCTGACCGTGGTCCGCCATGTCAGCCATCGCATCGCGGTCATGTACTTGGGCGCCATCGTCGAGACGGCCCCCACGCAGACACTTTTCGACAATCCGGCCCACCCGTACACGCGGGCGCTCTTGGCGTCGGTCCCCGTTCCCGACCCGCGCAACCGCCGCAACCTGGCCCTCCTGACCGGGGACGTGCCGAGCCCCGTGGACCTGCCGCCGGGGTGCCGTTTTCATCCGCGTTGCCCCGAGGCGCTGCCGCAATGCGCCAGCCTCGACCCGCCGAGGGTCGTGCTCGCTCCCGGACATGAGGTCGTCTGTCATCTTCACCAGCAAAATACGTAA
- a CDS encoding M55 family metallopeptidase: protein MKIYISADIEGVGSVARHEHSRVDGREYPLARRLMTNEVNAAIRGAFEAGAMDVTVSDSHNVGLNLLPEELDERARLVMGSPRTLSMMHGIDATFSAAFFVGYHAMGGTMDASIVHTFTGRIQEVHFNGVKIGEIGLNAALAGHFGVPVAFVAGDLAACREAEALLPGVRTLAVKEAIGAYAAICEHPAKTCRAIHAAAMEAITNPPKVKPLVFSGEVELTVRCTTASGADRAGMIPRTKRLDDLTVSYVGSDVIEAFKAFNTMSCLVELVPFI from the coding sequence ATGAAAATCTATATCAGCGCAGACATCGAAGGCGTGGGCAGCGTGGCTCGCCACGAACATTCCCGTGTGGACGGCCGCGAATACCCCCTGGCGCGCCGGTTGATGACAAACGAGGTCAACGCGGCCATTCGCGGCGCCTTCGAGGCCGGGGCCATGGATGTGACCGTGTCGGATTCGCACAACGTGGGCCTCAACCTGCTGCCCGAGGAGCTCGACGAGCGCGCCCGCCTGGTCATGGGCTCGCCGCGCACCCTGTCCATGATGCACGGCATCGACGCCACGTTCTCGGCCGCGTTCTTCGTCGGCTATCACGCCATGGGCGGCACCATGGACGCGAGCATCGTGCACACTTTCACGGGCAGAATCCAGGAAGTGCACTTCAATGGAGTCAAGATCGGGGAGATCGGACTGAACGCGGCCCTGGCCGGACACTTTGGTGTGCCCGTGGCCTTCGTGGCCGGAGATCTGGCCGCCTGCCGCGAGGCCGAAGCCCTGCTGCCGGGTGTGCGCACCCTGGCGGTCAAGGAAGCCATCGGGGCCTACGCCGCCATCTGCGAGCACCCCGCCAAAACATGTCGGGCCATCCACGCCGCGGCCATGGAAGCGATCACCAATCCCCCCAAGGTCAAGCCGCTGGTTTTCTCCGGCGAGGTCGAGTTGACGGTGCGCTGCACCACGGCGTCAGGCGCCGACCGCGCAGGCATGATCCCGCGCACGAAACGCCTGGACGACCTCACCGTGAGCTACGTCGGAAGCGATGTGATCGAAGCCTTCAAAGCCTTCAACACCATGAGCTGTCTGGTGGAGCTGGTGCCGTTCATTTAG
- the eutC gene encoding ethanolamine ammonia-lyase subunit EutC, translating to MNEPTSSFHPVIEDPWSELRRFTAARIALGRSGSSLPLKESLSFRLDHARARDAVHSPFRRTELAARLAGTEVAGAKLACLELESSVADRSEYLTRPDKGRRLSLRSRALLEREKTGFDICLVVGDGLSARAIHENAEPFVLACSKVFGQAGLSLSPVCVVENARVAIADEIASVLSARLSIILIGERPGLSSPNSMGIYLTMNPGPGTTDERRNCISNVRDGGLSVPEGVRKLGYLVEEAFRLGNSGVGLKDMMAADYLPFGRPLPELAQN from the coding sequence ATGAACGAACCGACCTCATCTTTTCACCCAGTCATCGAAGATCCTTGGTCCGAGCTCAGGCGCTTTACCGCCGCCCGCATCGCCCTGGGGCGGTCCGGCTCCAGTCTGCCGCTCAAAGAAAGTCTGTCCTTCAGGCTCGATCATGCCCGGGCTCGCGACGCGGTGCATTCGCCGTTTCGCAGGACCGAACTGGCCGCGCGTCTGGCTGGGACCGAGGTGGCTGGAGCCAAGCTGGCCTGTCTGGAACTGGAATCAAGCGTGGCCGACCGGAGCGAATACCTGACCCGTCCGGACAAGGGGCGGCGGCTCAGCCTGCGTTCGCGGGCCCTTCTGGAAAGGGAGAAGACGGGATTTGATATCTGCCTGGTGGTGGGCGACGGCCTCTCGGCAAGGGCCATCCACGAGAACGCCGAGCCCTTTGTCCTGGCCTGCTCGAAAGTTTTTGGTCAGGCGGGGCTCAGCCTCTCGCCGGTCTGCGTGGTGGAAAACGCGCGGGTGGCCATCGCCGACGAGATCGCGAGCGTCCTTTCAGCCAGACTGTCGATCATCCTTATCGGCGAGCGGCCAGGCCTGTCCTCGCCCAACTCCATGGGCATCTACCTGACCATGAATCCCGGCCCCGGCACCACGGACGAGAGGCGCAACTGCATCTCCAACGTGCGTGACGGGGGACTGAGCGTGCCCGAGGGCGTGCGCAAGCTCGGCTACCTGGTGGAGGAAGCCTTTCGGCTGGGTAACAGCGGAGTGGGGCTCAAAGACATGATGGCGGCGGACTATCTGCCGTTCGGCAGACCGTTGCCGGAACTTGCGCAGAACTGA
- a CDS encoding ethanolamine ammonia-lyase subunit EutB: MKRTMKDLLAKATPLRSGDVLAGVAASTEEERVRAQMALAEVPLTRFLEEFVIPYEDDEVTRLIVDSHDPEAFAPVRSLSVGELRDWLLTDEADGAALARLAPGLTPEMVAAVSKLMRLQDLILVASKCRVVTRFRNTIGLPGTFSVRLQPNHPTDDLKGIAASTLDGLCYGCGDAVIGINPATDNLDNICRISDMLDGLISRYAIPTQSCVLTHVTTTMEAIKRGAPVDLCFQSIAGTEGANASFGVTLSLLQEALEATRSLGRGTVGDNVMYFETGQGSALSAGAHHGVDQQTIEVRAYAVARKFEPLLVNTVVGFIGPEYLLSGKQITRAGLEDHFCGKLMGLPMGVDVCYTNHAEADQDDMDALLTLLGTAGCTFVMGVPGADDIMLNYQSTSFHDAAYLRKLLGRKPAPEFAAWLESSGIMDGAGGLVPIEKSNRLLALPNGVAGEK; this comes from the coding sequence ATGAAACGAACAATGAAGGATTTGCTCGCCAAGGCCACGCCCTTGCGTTCCGGCGACGTCCTGGCCGGGGTGGCAGCAAGCACGGAAGAGGAGCGAGTGCGCGCCCAGATGGCGCTGGCCGAAGTGCCGCTGACCCGCTTTCTGGAGGAGTTCGTCATCCCCTACGAGGACGACGAGGTCACGCGGTTGATCGTCGACTCCCACGATCCCGAAGCCTTTGCGCCGGTGCGGAGTTTGAGCGTGGGTGAGCTGCGCGACTGGCTGCTGACCGACGAGGCGGACGGTGCGGCCCTGGCGCGACTGGCTCCGGGCCTGACTCCGGAGATGGTCGCCGCCGTGTCCAAGCTGATGCGCCTGCAGGATCTCATTTTGGTCGCCTCCAAGTGCCGGGTCGTGACCCGCTTCCGCAACACCATCGGCTTGCCCGGCACTTTCTCGGTGCGCCTGCAGCCGAATCATCCCACCGACGACCTGAAGGGCATCGCCGCCTCCACCCTGGACGGGCTGTGCTACGGCTGCGGGGATGCGGTCATCGGCATCAATCCGGCCACGGACAACCTGGACAACATCTGCCGCATCTCGGACATGCTTGATGGGCTGATTTCCCGGTACGCCATCCCGACCCAAAGCTGCGTGCTGACCCACGTGACTACGACCATGGAGGCCATAAAGCGCGGCGCGCCCGTGGATCTCTGTTTCCAGTCCATCGCCGGGACTGAAGGAGCCAACGCAAGCTTCGGCGTAACGCTTTCGCTGTTGCAGGAGGCGCTGGAGGCAACGCGGTCTTTGGGGCGCGGCACTGTCGGCGACAACGTCATGTATTTCGAGACCGGCCAGGGCAGCGCGCTTTCGGCCGGGGCGCATCACGGGGTGGACCAGCAGACCATCGAGGTCCGGGCCTACGCCGTGGCCCGGAAGTTCGAGCCGCTGCTGGTCAATACGGTGGTCGGGTTCATCGGTCCGGAATATCTGCTGAGCGGCAAGCAGATCACCCGCGCCGGACTGGAGGACCATTTCTGCGGCAAGCTCATGGGCCTGCCCATGGGCGTGGACGTCTGTTACACCAATCACGCCGAGGCCGATCAGGACGACATGGACGCCCTCCTGACCCTGCTGGGAACTGCGGGCTGCACCTTTGTCATGGGCGTGCCCGGCGCGGATGACATCATGCTCAACTATCAGTCCACGTCCTTTCACGACGCGGCCTACCTGCGCAAACTTTTGGGACGCAAGCCCGCGCCAGAGTTCGCGGCGTGGCTTGAATCGTCCGGCATCATGGACGGGGCCGGGGGGCTTGTGCCCATTGAGAAGTCCAACCGGCTTCTGGCCCTGCCGAACGGGGTCGCGGGGGAAAAATGA
- a CDS encoding glycoside hydrolase family 3 protein: MLLLTVVPGPLLAAEQTLLRDMIGQMLLVGFRGTTVDGASPILRDIREHNLGGVILFDRDVQLQSPERNIQSPEQVRVLTASLQANARVPLFVAVDQEGGRVRRFREDRGFAPGPSAKAMGQGSSDQTRLEGERTGKLLADLGVNLNFAPVADVDINPQSPAIGALERSFSADPDLVALHAHAFCRGLLAQGVLPCLKHFPGHGSASADSHRGLTDISNTWSAAELRPYEMLIPLKASPLIMTGHLFLRQLDDAYPSTLSKAVLTGLLRQRLGFQGVIVSDDMQMRAIADHYGQAEAILLAVEAGVDVLVFGNNLDYDPEIVPKAIDILVKAVEDGRLSVERIAASYQRIQAAKQQFYTSFAWAPQVRP; encoded by the coding sequence ATGCTATTGCTTACCGTGGTGCCTGGCCCGTTGCTCGCAGCGGAGCAGACGCTTCTTCGCGACATGATCGGCCAGATGCTTCTGGTCGGTTTTCGCGGAACAACCGTTGACGGGGCCTCCCCGATCCTGCGCGACATACGGGAGCACAATCTTGGGGGCGTGATCCTCTTTGATCGCGATGTGCAGTTGCAAAGTCCGGAACGCAACATCCAGAGCCCGGAGCAGGTCCGGGTTCTGACCGCGAGTCTGCAGGCAAACGCTCGGGTCCCGCTCTTTGTCGCCGTGGATCAGGAAGGCGGACGGGTGCGTCGCTTCCGGGAGGATCGGGGTTTTGCGCCCGGTCCTTCGGCCAAGGCCATGGGGCAGGGCAGTTCGGACCAGACCCGGCTTGAGGGCGAGCGGACCGGAAAGCTGCTGGCGGACCTTGGCGTGAATCTCAATTTCGCACCCGTGGCGGATGTGGACATTAATCCGCAAAGTCCGGCCATTGGTGCCCTGGAACGCAGTTTCTCCGCCGATCCGGACCTCGTCGCGCTCCATGCCCATGCTTTCTGCCGAGGGCTGCTGGCGCAGGGCGTGCTGCCCTGTCTCAAGCATTTTCCCGGGCATGGCAGCGCCTCGGCGGACTCGCATCGTGGACTGACCGACATCAGCAACACCTGGAGCGCTGCGGAGCTGCGTCCCTACGAGATGCTGATACCGCTGAAGGCCAGCCCGCTGATCATGACTGGGCATCTCTTCCTGCGCCAGCTTGATGATGCCTACCCCAGCACCCTGTCCAAGGCTGTGCTGACGGGGCTTTTGCGGCAGCGTCTGGGTTTTCAGGGCGTCATCGTCTCCGACGACATGCAGATGCGCGCCATCGCCGACCATTATGGCCAGGCCGAAGCGATTCTTCTGGCTGTCGAGGCCGGGGTGGATGTGCTGGTTTTCGGCAACAACCTGGATTACGATCCCGAGATCGTACCCAAAGCCATTGATATTCTGGTCAAGGCCGTGGAGGACGGGCGCCTGTCCGTCGAAAGAATTGCAGCCTCGTATCAGCGCATTCAGGCCGCCAAGCAGCAGTTCTACACCAGTTTTGCCTGGGCGCCGCAGGTGCGGCCATGA
- a CDS encoding TRAP transporter large permease: MIALLMCTTLMVLLLTGQRVFGAVGFVGAAASLLLWGDGGSEMPFNASMVLLNWFPLLTLPLFIFMGYMLSESGIANDLYKMFHVWMGPLNGGLAIGTVVLMVAISAMNGLSVAGMAIGTSIALPEMLKRGYDKKMITGVIQAGSSLGIMVPPSIVLVLYGMIARQPVSQLWLAGVFPGLLLALLFVGYIVIRCKLNPALGPSLSFEERSSISGREKIALLRAGIVPIAIVFMVTGLFMLGVTSLVESSAVGAAAAMIAAMAKGRLSRTVLDSSLHKTLSVSCMFMWIILAALCYGAVFDGLGAVHAIEILFLEKWGLSPWGVLIMMQVSYIIMGMFLDDTAMLVIVAPLYIPLIIALGFNPIWYGVLYTVTCQIAYMTPPFGYNLFLMKAMAPKEVTLVDIYGSIVPFVTLMIIGLGLIITFPQIALYLPELYFPK, from the coding sequence ATGATTGCTCTTCTTATGTGCACGACCCTCATGGTGCTGCTGCTGACCGGACAGAGGGTCTTTGGAGCCGTGGGCTTTGTCGGAGCGGCAGCTTCGCTCCTGCTTTGGGGCGACGGCGGCTCGGAGATGCCTTTCAACGCGAGCATGGTGCTCCTGAACTGGTTTCCGCTCCTGACCCTGCCGCTTTTTATCTTCATGGGCTACATGCTGAGCGAATCGGGCATCGCCAATGACCTCTACAAGATGTTTCATGTCTGGATGGGGCCCCTGAACGGCGGCCTGGCCATCGGCACGGTGGTGCTCATGGTCGCCATTTCGGCCATGAACGGGCTGTCTGTTGCGGGCATGGCCATCGGCACGAGCATCGCCCTGCCCGAGATGCTCAAAAGGGGTTATGACAAGAAGATGATCACCGGCGTGATCCAGGCCGGAAGTTCGCTCGGGATCATGGTTCCGCCGAGCATCGTGCTGGTCCTATATGGCATGATCGCACGCCAGCCGGTCAGTCAGCTCTGGTTGGCCGGAGTGTTTCCGGGGCTTTTGCTGGCCTTGTTGTTCGTGGGCTATATCGTGATCCGCTGCAAGCTGAACCCGGCTCTGGGGCCGTCCCTTTCCTTTGAGGAGCGTTCCAGCATCTCCGGTAGGGAGAAGATCGCCCTGCTGCGTGCGGGCATTGTCCCCATTGCCATCGTCTTCATGGTCACCGGCCTTTTCATGCTGGGCGTGACCAGTCTGGTCGAAAGCTCCGCCGTGGGCGCGGCCGCGGCCATGATCGCCGCCATGGCCAAGGGGCGTTTGAGCCGTACGGTGCTTGATTCATCGCTGCACAAGACGCTGTCCGTGAGCTGCATGTTCATGTGGATCATCCTGGCGGCACTCTGTTACGGGGCAGTCTTCGATGGGCTGGGCGCGGTGCACGCCATCGAAATCCTGTTTCTTGAAAAGTGGGGGCTTTCACCCTGGGGCGTGCTGATCATGATGCAGGTTTCCTATATCATCATGGGCATGTTTCTGGACGATACGGCCATGCTGGTCATCGTCGCGCCGCTGTACATCCCGCTCATCATCGCTCTTGGCTTCAACCCCATCTGGTACGGCGTTCTTTATACCGTAACCTGCCAGATCGCCTACATGACCCCGCCGTTCGGCTACAACCTCTTCCTGATGAAGGCCATGGCGCCCAAGGAAGTCACCCTGGTCGACATCTACGGCTCCATCGTGCCTTTCGTGACCTTGATGATCATCGGCCTTGGCCTGATCATCACTTTTCCGCAGATCGCCCTCTACTTGCCGGAGCTGTACTTTCCCAAGTAA
- a CDS encoding TRAP transporter small permease subunit, producing the protein MFKALVTYTKYVDALNRLVGKFAMYLMFVMMFILLYASFSRSLLNSPVVWAVELAQFTMAAYYLLGGGYSVILRGHVRMDVLYSTWTPKTRAIIDAFTSFFLLFYLGMLLYGGISSTAYSLEYGQKNYSAWAPPLSPIKIIMVVGIVLMVLQCVSRLIKDISKAMGVDMLKTYGDVMP; encoded by the coding sequence GTGTTCAAAGCATTGGTGACATATACGAAATACGTGGACGCCCTCAACCGTCTGGTCGGCAAATTCGCCATGTACCTCATGTTCGTGATGATGTTCATCCTTCTGTATGCGTCTTTTTCACGAAGCCTGCTCAATTCACCCGTGGTCTGGGCCGTGGAGCTGGCGCAGTTCACCATGGCCGCCTACTATCTTCTCGGAGGCGGCTATTCGGTCATCCTGCGCGGGCATGTGCGCATGGACGTGCTCTACAGCACCTGGACACCAAAGACCCGGGCCATCATCGACGCGTTCACGTCCTTCTTCCTGCTTTTTTATCTCGGCATGCTGCTTTATGGCGGCATATCGAGCACCGCCTATTCCCTGGAGTACGGCCAGAAGAACTATTCCGCCTGGGCTCCGCCGCTTTCGCCGATCAAGATCATCATGGTCGTCGGCATAGTGCTCATGGTGCTGCAGTGCGTGTCCCGCCTGATCAAGGACATATCCAAAGCCATGGGCGTGGACATGCTCAAAACCTACGGAGATGTGATGCCATGA
- a CDS encoding TRAP transporter substrate-binding protein, with translation MKRREFVKMAGLGATAAAAATVVNAPFVHASKKTPIRWRLQTYAGPALAEHVIKPQIDAFNKIASGDMVIELYNADQLVPTPELFRAMQRGTIDAVQSDDDSIAAPVDVAVFAAYFPFATRYSLDVPTLFNHYGLNEIWQEAYSEVKGVTWLGAGAWDPCNFATKQPIRSLADLKGKRVFTFPTGGKFMQRFGVVPVTLPWEDVEVALQTGELDGIAWSGITEDYTVGWADVTKYYLTNNINGAWVGSYFANSDKWEQVPDHLKTLFKVTMDSSNYYRQHWYWWGEAHYRTKGGKLELTTIPEEEWAQVEAEAVKYWDEIAATSPRCAKVVQILKDYTETMKKAGKPYRYA, from the coding sequence ATGAAAAGAAGAGAGTTTGTCAAAATGGCAGGGCTGGGAGCCACCGCCGCGGCGGCAGCGACAGTGGTCAACGCACCCTTTGTGCATGCTTCCAAAAAAACGCCCATCCGCTGGCGTCTGCAGACGTACGCCGGTCCTGCCCTGGCCGAGCATGTCATCAAGCCGCAGATCGATGCCTTCAACAAAATTGCAAGCGGCGACATGGTCATTGAACTCTATAACGCGGACCAGCTCGTGCCCACGCCCGAACTGTTCAGGGCCATGCAGCGCGGCACCATCGACGCCGTGCAGAGCGACGACGACTCCATCGCCGCGCCCGTCGACGTGGCCGTTTTCGCCGCGTACTTTCCCTTCGCAACGCGCTATTCTCTCGATGTGCCCACCCTCTTCAACCATTACGGTTTGAATGAGATATGGCAGGAGGCCTACAGCGAAGTCAAAGGCGTGACCTGGCTCGGAGCCGGCGCATGGGATCCATGCAACTTCGCCACCAAGCAGCCCATCCGCTCGCTGGCCGATCTGAAGGGAAAGCGCGTCTTCACCTTTCCCACCGGTGGCAAATTCATGCAGCGTTTCGGCGTGGTGCCCGTCACCCTGCCCTGGGAAGACGTTGAAGTGGCCCTGCAGACCGGAGAGCTGGACGGCATCGCCTGGTCCGGCATCACCGAGGACTATACCGTGGGCTGGGCCGATGTGACGAAATACTATCTGACCAATAACATAAACGGTGCCTGGGTGGGTTCGTATTTCGCCAACTCCGACAAATGGGAACAGGTTCCCGATCATTTGAAGACTCTCTTCAAGGTCACCATGGACAGCTCCAACTACTATCGCCAGCACTGGTACTGGTGGGGAGAGGCACACTACCGCACCAAAGGCGGAAAGCTCGAACTGACCACCATCCCCGAGGAAGAATGGGCCCAGGTGGAGGCGGAAGCGGTCAAATACTGGGACGAAATCGCGGCCACCAGTCCCCGTTGCGCCAAAGTTGTCCAGATCCTCAAGGATTACACCGAGACCATGAAAAAGGCGGGCAAGCCGTACCGTTACGCCTAG
- a CDS encoding BMP family protein, producing MKRILFLAVLGLTLFLGTAAMAEKIKVAGIYTQPIQQKWDATLHKALLKAEAAGEIEYVWSEKVSNTDYIRVLREYSEAGVQLIVGEAFGISRDVRKVAKDYPNVAYLMGDTFGPDGKNLSVFDNYIHEPCYLMGMVAGAMTKTNKIGMVGGYPIGEVNRLFHAFMAGAKATNPAVEFKVSFIGSWYDPPKAKEFAYAQVEAGVDVLYAERSGVVDAAREKGIIAFGNVNDMNKEENGENVVVSSALWHMEAALNHAIERVKAGTFAAEDYREWTMMAKGGASLSPFYEFEDKIPADVKAKVAETEAAIKAGTLVIEINDDEPKSTF from the coding sequence ATGAAACGCATCCTGTTCCTGGCCGTGCTCGGCCTGACCCTCTTCCTGGGCACCGCCGCCATGGCCGAAAAAATCAAAGTCGCGGGCATCTACACCCAGCCCATCCAGCAGAAATGGGACGCCACCCTGCACAAGGCCCTTTTAAAGGCCGAGGCGGCGGGCGAAATCGAGTATGTCTGGAGCGAAAAAGTCTCCAATACCGACTACATCCGCGTCCTGCGCGAGTACTCCGAAGCCGGCGTACAGCTCATTGTCGGCGAAGCCTTCGGCATCTCCCGCGACGTGCGCAAGGTCGCCAAGGACTATCCGAACGTGGCCTATCTCATGGGCGACACTTTCGGCCCGGACGGCAAAAATCTTTCTGTGTTCGACAACTACATCCACGAGCCCTGCTACCTCATGGGCATGGTCGCCGGGGCCATGACCAAGACGAACAAAATCGGCATGGTCGGCGGCTACCCTATCGGCGAAGTCAACCGCCTCTTCCACGCCTTCATGGCCGGTGCCAAGGCCACCAATCCGGCAGTAGAGTTCAAAGTATCCTTCATCGGCTCCTGGTATGATCCGCCGAAAGCCAAGGAATTCGCCTACGCCCAGGTCGAAGCCGGCGTGGACGTGCTCTATGCCGAGCGCTCCGGTGTGGTCGATGCGGCCCGTGAAAAGGGCATCATCGCCTTTGGCAACGTCAACGACATGAACAAGGAAGAAAACGGCGAGAACGTGGTCGTGTCCTCGGCCCTGTGGCACATGGAAGCGGCCCTGAACCACGCCATCGAGCGGGTCAAGGCCGGCACCTTCGCCGCTGAAGACTACCGCGAATGGACCATGATGGCCAAGGGCGGCGCGTCCCTGTCCCCCTTCTACGAGTTCGAGGACAAGATCCCCGCCGACGTGAAAGCCAAAGTCGCCGAGACCGAAGCCGCCATCAAGGCCGGGACCCTGGTCATCGAGATCAACGACGACGAACCCAAATCCACCTTCTGA
- a CDS encoding ABC transporter ATP-binding protein → MSITPLLRLSGITKTFGPLKANDDISLTLAEGEMLALLGENGAGKTTLMSILFGHYVADGGSVEVLGRPLPPGSPRAALAAGIGMVHQHFTLADNMTVLENIMLGTEPLWAFRRGSARARAKLGSLMDRFRLRVDPGAKVRALSVGERQRVEILKVLYRDARILILDEPTAVLTPQESDHLFATLRELVNQGVSVIFITHKLREVMTASDRCVVLRHGRVVLETSTKGTSAEELAKAMVGANIPQTTRTPHPPGDEILFLDRVRASAPDRGASLDELCLSVRAHEILGIAGVSGNGQALLADLLSGLVAPTGGSVVLRGQTVSRLTPAAMIRSGVGRVPDDRTGTGLVADMTVMENLSTEIYRLPGFSKRGMLNFKALASRAAQLTDVFDIRCAGPGAPVRKLSGGNMQKLILARVLSQGPHLILANQPTWGLDVGATAAVHQHLLDAARRGAGVVLISEDLDELFQLSDRIQVMYQGQLSDPENTATVDRAKLGLMMSGQNFDSRGAA, encoded by the coding sequence ATGTCCATCACACCTTTACTGCGACTTTCCGGCATAACCAAGACTTTCGGGCCGCTGAAAGCCAACGACGACATCTCCCTGACGCTGGCCGAAGGCGAGATGCTGGCGCTGCTCGGAGAAAACGGCGCGGGCAAGACCACGCTCATGTCCATTCTCTTCGGTCACTACGTGGCCGACGGCGGCAGCGTTGAAGTCCTTGGACGCCCCCTGCCTCCGGGCTCTCCCCGGGCCGCGCTTGCGGCCGGGATAGGCATGGTCCACCAGCATTTCACCCTGGCCGACAACATGACCGTGCTCGAGAACATCATGCTCGGCACCGAGCCGCTATGGGCATTTCGCCGGGGCTCGGCCCGCGCCCGGGCCAAGCTCGGCTCCCTCATGGACCGCTTCCGGTTGCGCGTGGACCCAGGCGCGAAGGTACGCGCCCTGTCCGTGGGCGAACGCCAGCGCGTCGAAATCCTCAAAGTCCTGTACCGCGACGCCCGCATCCTCATTCTCGACGAACCCACGGCCGTGCTCACCCCCCAGGAGAGCGACCACCTCTTCGCCACTTTGCGCGAACTGGTGAACCAGGGCGTGTCCGTCATCTTCATCACGCACAAGCTGCGCGAGGTCATGACCGCCAGCGACCGCTGCGTGGTCCTGCGCCACGGCAGGGTAGTGCTTGAAACTTCGACGAAGGGGACGTCCGCCGAGGAACTGGCCAAGGCCATGGTCGGCGCGAACATCCCCCAGACCACGCGCACTCCGCACCCGCCAGGAGACGAAATCCTCTTTCTGGACCGCGTCCGCGCCAGCGCCCCGGATCGCGGAGCGAGCCTTGACGAGCTATGCTTGTCGGTGCGCGCCCATGAGATCCTCGGCATAGCGGGCGTCTCCGGCAACGGCCAAGCCCTGCTGGCGGATCTCCTGTCCGGCCTCGTCGCTCCGACCGGCGGCAGCGTCGTCCTTCGCGGACAGACCGTGAGCCGCCTCACCCCGGCGGCCATGATCCGGTCCGGCGTGGGGCGCGTGCCCGACGACCGCACCGGCACGGGACTGGTGGCGGACATGACGGTCATGGAAAACCTGTCCACGGAGATCTACCGCCTGCCCGGCTTTTCCAAACGTGGCATGCTCAATTTCAAGGCCCTGGCCTCCCGCGCCGCGCAGCTCACGGACGTCTTCGACATCCGCTGCGCCGGTCCGGGCGCGCCGGTGCGCAAACTTTCGGGCGGCAACATGCAAAAGCTCATCCTGGCCCGCGTCCTGTCCCAGGGCCCGCACCTGATCCTGGCCAACCAGCCGACCTGGGGCCTCGATGTCGGAGCCACCGCCGCCGTGCACCAGCACCTGCTGGACGCGGCCCGGCGCGGAGCCGGAGTGGTTCTCATCTCCGAGGACCTGGACGAGCTCTTTCAACTCTCGGACCGCATCCAGGTCATGTATCAAGGGCAGCTTTCCGACCCGGAAAACACAGCCACGGTGGACCGGGCCAAACTCGGCCTCATGATGAGCGGCCAGAACTTCGACAGCCGGGGGGCCGCATGA